One Salvia splendens isolate huo1 chromosome 12, SspV2, whole genome shotgun sequence genomic window carries:
- the LOC121756838 gene encoding putative pentatricopeptide repeat-containing protein At1g53330 has translation MQRMKTKLMLSPFTLSSLLRREKDPKLALQLFLNPNPHHSNAKPFRHSLLSYDLIISKLGRAKMFSEMENVMENLKKDTRISQEEIIFCNIMTFYGRSRLPSKALHLFDEIPSYRCRRTVKSVNTLLNGLLVCHEFDKMMEVYDRIEDYGSPDACTYNILINAFCVMVDLVSARKVFDEMLRRGVEPNVVTFGTLINGLSANSELDAAFSLKRRMERDFKIRPNAHIYIALMKGLCRVFRLDEAIRLKGEMLRKKVELVPAVYSTLISASFKANRKGEVSGLLEEMRGNGCKPDTATYNAMIHGY, from the coding sequence ATGCAGAGAATGAAGACTAAGCTAATGTTGTCACCATTCACACTCTCCTCACTCCTCCGTCGCGAAAAAGACCCAAAGCTAGCTCTTCAACTCTTCCTCAACCCTAACCCGCATCACTCAAATGCCAAACCATTTCGTCACTCTCTCCTCTCCTACGATCTCATCATCTCCAAACTCGGCAGAGCCAAAATGTTCTCCGAAATGGAAAATGTCATGGAAAACTTGAAGAAAGACACCCGAATTAGTCAGGAAGAAATAATTTTCTGCAACATTATGACGTTCTACGGCCGATCGCGCTTGCCCAGTAAGGCCCTCCACCTGTTCGACGAAATTCCCTCATATCGATGCCGAAGGACTGTGAAATCAGTGAACACGTTGCTGAACGGGCTCCTTGTATGTCACGAATTCGATAAGATGATGGAGGTTTATGACCGGATTGAGGATTACGGGAGCCCTGATGCTTGTACGTACAACATTCTGATAAATGCATTTTGTGTGATGGTTGATTTGGTGAGCGCGCGGaaggtgtttgatgaaatgctgAGGAGAGGGGTTGAGCCTAATGTGGTGACATTTGGGACTTTGATTAACGGGCTTTCCGCGAATTCGGAGCTGGATGCGGCTTTCAGTTTGAAGAGAAGGATGGAGAGGGATTTCAAAATCAGACCTAATGCACATATCTATATAGCTTTGATGAAGGGGCTTTGTAGGGTATTTCGATTGGATGAGGCCATTAGGTTGAAGGGTGAGATGTTGAGAAAGAAGGTGGAATTGGTTCCTGCGGTTTATTCTACATTGATCAGTGCGTCTTTCAAGGCTAATCGAAAGGGGGAGGTTTCTGGATTGTTGGAGGAGATGAGGGGAAACGGGTGTAAGCCCGATACAGCAACTTATAACGCAATGATACATGGATATTGA
- the LOC121758230 gene encoding putative B3 domain-containing protein At3g49610: MALVKKGATTEAKLVIQKKLYHTDLSSGHNRLSIPFNDIENDFLTEEEKQYLLGQDEKKKKLVKTVPPSLEVETVKLCRWDMPKKSRKTSTYVIRGSWNAIVKSNKLRFNRTAQLWGFRVDRELCFALMKVTRNHAA, translated from the coding sequence ATGGCCCTAGTCAAAAAAGGCGCCACGACGGAGGCGAAACTGGTGATACAGAAGAAGCTCTACCATACCGACCTGAGCAGCGGCCACAACCGCCTCTCGATCCCGTTCAACGACATCGAAAACgattttctcacggaggaggaaaagcAGTATCTCCTCGGCCAAgatgagaaaaagaagaagctGGTTAAGACCGTGCCTCCGTCGCTGGAGGTGGAGACGGTGAAGCTTTGCCGGTGGGATATGCCGAAGAAGAGTCGGAAGACGTCGACCTACGTTATTCGAGGGAGTTGGAATGCGATTGTGAAGAGCAATAAACTCCGGTTCAACAGGACGGCGCAGCTGTGGGGTTTTCGGGTTGATCGGGAGCTGTGCTTCGCGCTCATGAAGGTGACGAGGAATCATGCCGCTTGA
- the LOC121757407 gene encoding probable receptor-like protein kinase At4g10390, whose protein sequence is MINSKKINSAAAVKLYRSSGSNQRVYAAFNQELQILLHIRHPNIVKLLGYAENQGALIMEFVPNGTLHHKLHHASHTPPLTWNQRAAVAFQLASAIAHLHDTCAPHIVHADVKPSNVLLDGDLNCKL, encoded by the coding sequence ATGattaatagtaaaaaaatcaactccgccgccgccgtcaaGCTCTACCGCAGCAGCGGCAGCAACCAGCGCGTGTACGCCGCCTTCAACCAGGAGCTCCAAATACTGCTCCACATCCGCCACCCAAACATCGTGAAGCTCCTCGGCTACGCGGAAAATCAAGGCGCCCTGATAATGGAGTTCGTCCCCAACGGCACCTTGCACCACAAGCTCCATCACGCCTCCCACACTCCTCCACTCACGTGGAATCAACGCGCCGCCGTCGCGTTCCAGCTCGCCTCCGCCATCGCCCACCTCCACGATACCTGCGCCCCTCACATCGTCCACGCCGACGTTAAGCCTTCGAACGTACTTCTCGACGGTGATCTCAATTGCAAGCTCTGA
- the LOC121757406 gene encoding putative B3 domain-containing protein At3g24850, with product MVVHRDITKDDLKDYLHRPVDLFDALCIVAERATEIRDSEEKAFRESQRVVDRKGKKPIICILPKRPRDEASPAPVPAAAARPKRRRPPLPPLSPKPKRVRRPLPPPLREKPPLPAEFYTAIKEMALAKKAVATEAKLVIQKQLTSTDLSSGHNRLSIPFNNIENDFLTEEEKQYLLGHDEKKKKLFLEVEIVQPSLEVETVRFCRWDMPKENGKTSSTYAIRGKWNAIVNNNDLILGMTVQLWCFRVDWELCFALVSVPTNLAD from the coding sequence ATGGTGGTGCATAGAGATATAACCAAGGATGATCTCAAAGACTACCTTCACAGGCCTGTGGATCTCTTCGACGCACTATGCATCGTCGCCGAACGAGCAACGGAGATACGCGACAGCGAGGAGAAGGCGTTCCGGGAAAGCCAACGTGTTGTCGACCGCAAGGGCAAAAAGCCGATCATCTGCATTTTGCCGAAAAGGCCTAGAGACGAAGCCTCCCCAGCCCCCGTCCCCGCCGCCGCTGCGAGGCCTAAGCGAAGAAGGCCGCCCCTTCCCCCCCTCTCGCCGAAGCCGAAGCGGGTGAGAAGGCCGCTCCCTCCCCCCCTCCGCGAAAAGCCGCCGCTGCCGGCGGAATTTTACACCGCGATCAAGGAGATGGCCCTAGCCAAAAAAGCGGTTGCAACGGAGGCGAAATTGGTGATACAGAAGCAGCTCACCAGTACCGACCTGAGCAGCGGCCACAACCGCCTCTCGATTCCGTTCAACAACATCGAAAATgattttctcacggaggaggagaagCAGTATCTCCTCGGCCATgatgagaaaaagaagaagctGTTTCTTGAGGTGGAGATCGTGCAGCCGTCGCTGGAGGTGGAGACGGTGAGGTTTTGCCGGTGGGATATGCCCAAGGAGAACGGGAAGACGTCGTCCACCTACGCGATTAGAGGGAAATGGAATGCGATTGTGAACAACAATGACCTCATCCTGGGGATGACGGTGCAGCTGTGGTGTTTTCGGGTTGATTGGGAGCTGTGTTTCGCACTCGTGAGTGTGCCAACGAATCTCGCCGACTGA